In Microbacterium foliorum, the following proteins share a genomic window:
- a CDS encoding lycopene cyclase domain-containing protein, whose protein sequence is MGFVYPAVLVVTLGCMLLLDWRFRLFFWRDAVTAAVVTAVGLAFFLVWDVAGIAGGIFFRGDSAIATGIVLAPELPIEEPVFLVFLVVCTMVVYTGAVRILTGLSRRPSEVEQ, encoded by the coding sequence TGGGCTTCGTGTATCCGGCAGTCCTGGTCGTCACACTCGGATGCATGCTGCTGCTCGACTGGCGATTCCGGCTGTTCTTCTGGCGCGACGCCGTGACCGCGGCCGTCGTCACGGCCGTCGGGCTCGCATTCTTCCTCGTCTGGGACGTCGCGGGTATCGCCGGAGGGATCTTCTTCCGCGGCGACTCGGCCATCGCGACAGGGATCGTCCTCGCACCCGAGCTGCCGATCGAGGAGCCCGTCTTCCTCGTCTTCCTCGTCGTGTGCACGATGGTCGTCTACACCGGTGCCGTGCGGATCCTGACGGGACTGAGCCGGCGCCCGAGCGAGGTCGAGCAGTGA
- a CDS encoding lycopene cyclase domain-containing protein, translated as MTYIELSAWFVGAAVVAAVVLSVVSGRYRAHLGAMAATIAVLFILTAVFDTVMIATGLFHYSADHLLGVHIGLAPLEDFAYPLAGAVLLPTLWAALRARRRARVGIRATDEEPS; from the coding sequence GTGACCTACATCGAACTCTCCGCGTGGTTCGTCGGCGCCGCGGTGGTGGCGGCCGTCGTCCTGTCCGTCGTCTCGGGTCGGTATCGCGCCCACCTCGGCGCGATGGCCGCGACGATCGCGGTGCTCTTCATCCTCACCGCCGTGTTCGACACGGTGATGATCGCGACGGGTCTGTTCCACTACTCCGCCGATCATCTGCTCGGCGTGCACATCGGCCTCGCGCCTCTCGAGGACTTCGCCTATCCGCTCGCCGGGGCGGTGCTGCTGCCGACCCTGTGGGCGGCGCTGCGCGCCCGTCGACGCGCCCGTGTCGGCATCCGTGCCACCGATGAGGAGCCCTCATGA
- a CDS encoding prenyltransferase: protein MTSSTRGSVGRDIAQIVLSSRPISWINTAFPFAAAYLLSTREIDLTLIIGTLYFLVPYNLAMYGINDVFDYASDLANPRKGGIEGALLSPRIHRVTLWAAVVTNVPFLVYLVAVGNPASWFWLALSVFAVIAYSAPKLRFKERPFVDSTTSSLHFVTPAIVGLALAEASVTPTAVIVLVAFFLWGMAAHAFGAVQDIAPDREGGIGSIATVIGARATVRLSIALWAMAGVAMLFTSWPGPLGAALALPYIVNAAPWWNVTDETSAGTNRAWRRFIFLNYFAGFLATMILILAWVS, encoded by the coding sequence ATGACCTCATCGACCCGCGGCTCCGTCGGTCGCGACATCGCTCAGATCGTTCTGTCATCCCGTCCGATCAGCTGGATCAACACCGCCTTCCCCTTCGCAGCCGCGTACCTTCTGAGCACGCGCGAGATCGACCTCACGCTGATCATCGGCACCCTGTACTTCCTGGTGCCCTACAACCTGGCGATGTACGGCATCAATGACGTGTTCGACTACGCGTCCGACCTCGCCAATCCGCGCAAGGGCGGGATCGAGGGGGCGCTGCTCTCTCCCCGCATCCACCGGGTCACCCTGTGGGCGGCGGTCGTGACGAACGTGCCGTTCCTCGTCTACCTCGTCGCGGTCGGAAACCCCGCGTCCTGGTTCTGGCTGGCGCTCAGCGTATTCGCCGTGATCGCCTACTCCGCGCCGAAGCTCCGCTTCAAGGAGCGGCCGTTCGTCGATTCGACGACGTCGAGCCTGCACTTCGTGACCCCAGCGATCGTGGGTCTCGCCCTGGCCGAAGCGTCCGTCACGCCCACGGCGGTCATCGTGCTCGTCGCCTTCTTCCTGTGGGGCATGGCCGCCCACGCCTTCGGAGCGGTGCAGGACATCGCACCCGACCGCGAAGGGGGCATCGGCTCGATCGCGACCGTGATCGGAGCCCGTGCGACCGTGCGGCTGTCGATCGCGCTCTGGGCAATGGCCGGGGTCGCGATGCTGTTCACCTCGTGGCCAGGCCCCTTGGGTGCCGCGCTCGCGCTTCCCTACATCGTGAACGCGGCGCCCTGGTGGAACGTCACCGACGAGACCTCCGCGGGCACCAACCGCGCCTGGCGTCGATTCATCTTCCTCAACTACTTCGCCGGGTTCCTCGCGACGATGATCCTCATCCTCGCCTGGGTCTCCTGA
- a CDS encoding MMPL family transporter, which translates to MSRPEHAPAPPIRERTRRHSWARVLIPVALILVWLVGAGLGGPLFGKVDEVSSNDQTSYLPESADATQVQKLLGEFNDSDAIPAIAVFVSDGELSESDVQTISDAVADAPSVEGVSEDVSPALTSEDGKAVQAFIPIEGDAELADAIDALGAQLREAAPDGVTVYITGPAGFSADLVAGFAGIDGLLLGVALLAVLVILVLVYRSFLLPIVVLSTSLFALCVALLVVWWLAKFEVLLLSGQTQGILFILVIGAATDYALLLVARFREELRVSQDKGTAVLAAWKGSFEPIVASGGTVIAGLLCLLLSDLKSNSTLGPVAAIGIVFAMLAALTLLPALLLLFGRAVFWPRRPKFEPEVVAEEHGMRKTGLWARLAHLITKRPRVIWIVTTLVLLAGASGVLQLNAVGVPQSDLVLGASEARDGQVALGEHFPGGSGSPVYVVVAEERLQDAADVLLADDGVDGVSVTAADSPSGAATVTEDGLAAVGPPGTPVPEPTVVDGEVLLQGTLTDAADSDAAAATVRDLRAELNEIDALVGGVTATAIDTNDASIHDRNLIIPVVLVVIMLILMLLLRSILAPVLLIITTVLSFGTAMGVSALVFNGVFDFPGADPAVPLYGFVFLVALGIDYNIFLMTRVREESLEHGTREGVLRGLSITGGVITSAGLVLAATFAALGVIPILFLAQLAFIVAFGVLLDTFVVRSLLVPALAYDLGRVIWWPSKLWRSGRD; encoded by the coding sequence ATGTCCCGCCCTGAGCACGCCCCCGCCCCGCCGATCAGAGAGCGCACGCGGCGCCATTCCTGGGCGCGCGTCCTCATCCCCGTCGCCCTGATCCTGGTGTGGCTGGTCGGGGCAGGGCTCGGTGGCCCGCTGTTCGGCAAGGTCGACGAGGTCTCGTCGAACGATCAGACGAGCTATCTGCCCGAGTCGGCTGATGCGACTCAGGTGCAGAAGCTCCTCGGCGAGTTCAACGACAGCGACGCCATCCCGGCGATCGCCGTCTTCGTCTCCGATGGCGAACTCTCGGAGTCGGATGTCCAGACCATCTCGGATGCCGTGGCCGACGCGCCGTCCGTCGAGGGTGTGAGCGAGGATGTCTCCCCCGCTCTGACCTCGGAAGACGGCAAGGCCGTGCAGGCGTTCATCCCCATCGAGGGCGACGCGGAGCTCGCCGATGCGATCGACGCGCTCGGCGCTCAGTTGCGCGAAGCCGCTCCGGACGGCGTCACGGTCTACATCACGGGTCCTGCGGGGTTCAGCGCTGACCTCGTCGCCGGGTTCGCCGGCATCGACGGACTGCTGCTGGGCGTCGCCCTGCTCGCGGTGCTCGTCATCCTGGTGCTGGTCTACCGCTCGTTCCTGCTGCCCATCGTCGTGCTCTCGACGAGCCTGTTCGCGCTCTGCGTGGCGCTGCTGGTCGTGTGGTGGCTCGCGAAGTTCGAGGTGCTGCTGCTCAGCGGCCAGACCCAGGGCATCCTGTTCATCCTGGTCATCGGAGCCGCCACCGACTACGCCCTGCTCCTGGTGGCGCGGTTCCGCGAAGAACTCCGAGTCTCCCAGGACAAGGGAACGGCCGTGCTCGCGGCGTGGAAGGGCTCGTTCGAGCCGATCGTCGCCTCCGGCGGCACGGTGATCGCCGGTCTTCTGTGCCTGCTGCTCAGCGACCTCAAGTCCAACAGCACTCTCGGTCCCGTGGCCGCGATCGGCATCGTGTTCGCGATGCTCGCAGCGCTCACGCTGCTTCCTGCGCTGCTGCTGCTGTTCGGCCGTGCAGTCTTCTGGCCCCGGCGTCCGAAATTCGAGCCCGAGGTCGTCGCCGAGGAGCACGGCATGCGCAAGACGGGGCTGTGGGCGCGACTCGCGCACCTGATCACCAAGCGTCCGCGCGTCATCTGGATCGTTACGACCCTGGTGCTGCTCGCCGGCGCCTCCGGCGTGCTGCAGCTCAACGCCGTCGGCGTGCCGCAGTCCGACCTCGTACTCGGCGCCTCTGAAGCCCGCGACGGACAGGTGGCCCTCGGCGAGCACTTCCCCGGCGGTTCGGGCAGCCCCGTCTACGTGGTCGTCGCGGAGGAGCGGCTGCAGGATGCTGCCGACGTGCTTCTCGCCGACGACGGCGTCGACGGAGTCTCGGTGACGGCTGCCGATTCACCGAGCGGTGCGGCGACGGTCACCGAAGACGGACTGGCCGCGGTCGGCCCTCCGGGGACCCCTGTTCCCGAGCCCACCGTCGTCGACGGCGAGGTCCTGCTGCAGGGCACCTTGACCGACGCGGCCGACTCGGATGCGGCTGCCGCCACCGTGCGCGATCTGCGCGCAGAGTTGAACGAGATCGATGCGCTGGTGGGAGGAGTCACCGCGACGGCCATCGACACCAACGATGCCTCGATCCACGACCGCAACCTGATCATCCCCGTGGTCCTCGTGGTGATCATGCTTATCCTCATGCTGCTGCTGCGTTCGATCCTCGCCCCGGTGCTGCTGATCATCACCACCGTGCTGTCGTTCGGCACGGCCATGGGCGTCTCGGCGCTGGTGTTCAACGGCGTGTTCGACTTCCCCGGCGCCGACCCTGCCGTGCCGCTGTACGGGTTCGTGTTCCTGGTCGCGCTCGGCATCGACTACAACATCTTCCTGATGACCAGAGTGCGCGAGGAATCTCTCGAGCACGGCACCCGCGAGGGCGTTCTCCGCGGGCTCTCGATCACGGGAGGCGTCATCACCTCCGCCGGCCTCGTGCTCGCTGCGACCTTCGCCGCACTGGGTGTGATCCCGATCCTGTTCCTGGCGCAGCTCGCGTTCATCGTCGCGTTCGGCGTGCTGCTCGACACGTTCGTGGTGCGCTCGCTGCTCGTGCCGGCGCTCGCCTACGACCTGGGCCGAGTGATCTGGTGGCCGTCGAAGCTGTGGCGCAGCGGTCGCGACTGA
- a CDS encoding HNH endonuclease yields MRTLVLNAGYEPLAIVSFKRALVLVMNDKATVIERVEDDPVWGSHGVYDRPAVIVLSRYVRIPASRRVPVTRRGVLRRDNHRCGYCGKAASTIDHVMPRSRGGADSWENLVACCLRCNNTKSDRTPQEMRWELRFAPRPPHGTAWTVRGTERSDPRWEPYLALAA; encoded by the coding sequence ATGCGCACACTTGTACTGAACGCAGGATACGAACCGCTCGCGATCGTGTCGTTCAAGAGAGCCCTGGTCCTGGTCATGAATGACAAGGCCACCGTGATCGAACGCGTGGAAGACGACCCCGTCTGGGGCAGCCACGGCGTCTACGACCGCCCCGCCGTCATCGTCCTCTCGCGTTACGTGCGCATTCCCGCAAGCAGACGGGTGCCGGTGACCCGGCGGGGAGTCCTGCGCCGCGACAATCACCGCTGCGGCTACTGCGGCAAGGCGGCGTCGACCATCGACCACGTGATGCCGCGCTCGCGGGGCGGAGCCGATTCGTGGGAGAACCTCGTCGCCTGCTGCCTGCGCTGCAACAACACCAAGAGCGACCGCACTCCGCAGGAGATGCGCTGGGAGCTGCGGTTCGCGCCGCGTCCTCCTCACGGCACGGCGTGGACGGTGCGTGGCACCGAGCGGAGCGATCCGAGGTGGGAGCCGTACCTCGCCCTCGCGGCGTGA
- a CDS encoding M23 family metallopeptidase: protein MKTTEDRAVARSSRSRVDARKVVKPLRSIAIFGAVGALVAAVALPAYAATKPAETATTLQQMAAVDAQSLVVASDATSAPLSRGTFTATTPGEIEKKKAEEAAAARAAAAAASVASTSGTKIDTGRYALVSPGSGEVRYPLPQGSYNVSRTVGGAHQGADMLAPAGTPIYAAAAGVVRASAESIGGYGVAVMLDSVVGGQRVQTTYGHMIYGSRQVQAGQTVAAGQLIGFVGSTGRSTANHLHFEVWVNGGLMEPIAWLGANAG, encoded by the coding sequence ATGAAGACAACTGAAGATCGAGCAGTCGCACGCAGCTCTCGCAGCCGCGTCGACGCTCGCAAGGTCGTGAAGCCCTTGCGTTCGATCGCCATCTTCGGGGCCGTCGGTGCTCTCGTCGCCGCTGTCGCTCTTCCCGCCTACGCCGCGACGAAGCCGGCCGAGACGGCGACGACATTGCAGCAGATGGCTGCTGTCGACGCCCAGTCGCTGGTCGTCGCCTCGGATGCCACGTCCGCCCCGCTCAGCCGCGGCACGTTCACCGCCACGACCCCGGGCGAGATCGAGAAGAAGAAGGCGGAAGAAGCTGCCGCAGCCCGTGCGGCCGCTGCTGCCGCCTCCGTCGCGTCGACGTCGGGGACCAAGATCGACACGGGTCGCTACGCGCTGGTGTCGCCCGGCTCCGGCGAGGTCCGGTATCCGCTTCCCCAGGGTTCGTACAACGTCAGCCGCACGGTCGGCGGCGCCCACCAGGGTGCTGACATGCTTGCTCCCGCCGGAACCCCGATCTATGCCGCCGCTGCCGGTGTCGTGCGCGCCTCGGCAGAGAGCATCGGCGGGTACGGCGTCGCAGTCATGCTCGACAGCGTCGTGGGTGGCCAGCGCGTGCAGACCACGTACGGCCACATGATCTACGGCTCGCGCCAGGTCCAGGCCGGCCAGACGGTGGCCGCTGGCCAGCTGATCGGCTTCGTCGGCAGCACCGGGCGTTCGACCGCCAACCATCTGCACTTCGAGGTCTGGGTCAACGGCGGGCTCATGGAGCCGATCGCCTGGCTCGGAGCCAACGCGGGCTGA
- a CDS encoding metal-dependent transcriptional regulator yields MTDLIDTTEMYLRTILELEEENIVPLRARISERLGHSGPTVSQTVGRMERDGLVVVSEDRTLELTDAGRRKAVNVMRKHRLAERLLSDVIGLDWAYVHEEACRWEHVMSEQVERRLVELLGHPTESPYGNPIPGLDQLGDTPARTFDEGVIGLVQKLNAAGAPIDGTVRRLAEPAQVDPELLEQLRDAGVVPGAKGDYRFNEGYVLIQMEGKADGLELPVELASHIFLVGEPA; encoded by the coding sequence ATGACGGACTTGATCGACACCACGGAGATGTACCTCCGCACCATCCTCGAACTCGAGGAGGAGAACATCGTGCCGCTGCGTGCCCGAATCTCCGAGCGTCTCGGCCACTCGGGTCCGACGGTCTCGCAGACGGTCGGGCGCATGGAGCGCGACGGTCTCGTCGTCGTCTCCGAAGACCGCACCCTCGAGCTGACCGACGCGGGCCGCCGCAAGGCCGTCAACGTCATGCGCAAGCACCGTCTTGCCGAGCGTCTGCTCTCCGATGTCATCGGTCTCGACTGGGCGTACGTGCATGAAGAAGCCTGCCGCTGGGAGCACGTCATGAGCGAGCAGGTCGAGCGTCGGCTGGTCGAACTGCTGGGCCACCCGACCGAATCTCCGTACGGCAACCCGATCCCCGGACTCGACCAGCTGGGAGACACCCCGGCGCGCACCTTCGACGAGGGCGTCATCGGGCTGGTGCAGAAGCTGAACGCCGCAGGCGCTCCGATCGACGGAACCGTACGTCGTCTCGCCGAGCCCGCTCAGGTCGATCCCGAGCTGCTCGAGCAGCTCCGCGATGCGGGAGTCGTTCCCGGCGCGAAGGGCGACTACCGCTTCAACGAGGGGTACGTCCTCATCCAGATGGAGGGCAAGGCAGACGGACTGGAACTCCCCGTCGAGCTCGCCTCGCACATCTTCCTGGTCGGCGAACCCGCCTGA
- the serC gene encoding phosphoserine transaminase — protein sequence MAIEIPRDLLPADGRFGCGPSKVRTAQLEALLAAAPTLLGTSHRQAPVKNLVGSVREQLAALFRLPEGYEIIVGNGGSTAFWDAAAFGLIERRSQNLVFGEFGGKFAAAAAAPWLEAPDVRKSEPGSRTAAEVVEGVDVYAWPHNETSTGVAAPVERVAADGALTVIDATSAAGGIDFDAAQADVYYFAPQKNLGSDGGLWFAAVSPAAVDRIERIAASDRYIPEFLSLKNAVDNSRLNQTLNTPALTTLHLLDSQLSWILSNGGLSWAGGRTAESSGVLYDWASASAVATPFVTDAAHRSPVVATIDFDDSVDAAAVAKTLRANGIVDTEPYRKLGRNQLRVATFVSIEPDDIRQLTRSLDYVLEQQGA from the coding sequence ATGGCGATCGAGATTCCCCGTGACCTCCTGCCCGCTGACGGCCGCTTCGGCTGCGGTCCTTCGAAGGTGCGCACCGCGCAGCTCGAGGCGCTGCTCGCCGCGGCTCCGACACTGCTCGGCACCTCGCACCGCCAGGCGCCGGTCAAGAACCTGGTCGGCAGCGTCCGGGAGCAGCTGGCGGCGCTCTTCCGTCTTCCCGAGGGCTACGAGATCATCGTCGGCAACGGCGGTTCGACGGCGTTCTGGGATGCTGCGGCCTTCGGCCTGATCGAGCGCCGCAGTCAGAACCTCGTGTTCGGCGAGTTCGGCGGCAAGTTCGCCGCCGCGGCCGCAGCCCCGTGGCTCGAAGCCCCCGACGTCCGCAAGTCCGAGCCGGGTTCACGCACGGCCGCAGAGGTGGTCGAGGGCGTCGACGTCTACGCCTGGCCGCACAATGAGACGTCGACCGGCGTCGCGGCGCCCGTCGAGCGCGTGGCCGCAGACGGCGCTCTGACCGTCATCGACGCGACCAGCGCTGCCGGTGGCATCGACTTCGACGCCGCGCAGGCGGACGTCTACTACTTCGCGCCTCAGAAGAACCTCGGCTCCGACGGCGGCCTGTGGTTCGCCGCGGTGTCCCCTGCCGCGGTCGACCGCATCGAGCGCATCGCCGCCTCCGACCGGTACATACCGGAGTTCCTCAGCCTGAAGAACGCCGTCGACAATTCGAGGCTCAACCAGACGCTGAACACGCCGGCACTGACGACCCTGCACCTGCTCGACAGCCAGCTCAGCTGGATCCTGTCGAACGGTGGCCTGTCGTGGGCCGGAGGCCGCACTGCGGAGTCCTCGGGGGTCCTGTACGACTGGGCTTCGGCATCCGCCGTGGCGACCCCGTTCGTCACGGATGCCGCCCACCGCTCGCCCGTCGTCGCGACCATCGACTTCGACGACAGCGTCGACGCAGCGGCCGTGGCCAAGACCCTGCGGGCCAACGGCATCGTCGACACCGAGCCCTACCGCAAGCTCGGCCGCAACCAGCTGCGGGTCGCGACCTTCGTGTCGATCGAACCGGACGACATCCGACAGCTCACTCGCTCTCTCGACTACGTGCTCGAGCAGCAGGGCGCCTGA
- a CDS encoding DUF3027 domain-containing protein gives MTSKPEVDQRLIDAHDLALAALHEITPPSTVGPAADYIPEEGGSVSLRFENRLPGYPGWYWTVTVARVDDEEPTVLELELLPGDGALLAPEWVPWAERLAEYRAHQVELAAQAAASAADGADATSVDDESDDDDDLDDDDLDDDDDIDEDELATEPRVLHAGDLDGVDIDELDDSAAADDDESDEDDESDEDDEDDEDSDADDEDSDDEDSDDEDSDDEE, from the coding sequence ATGACCTCGAAGCCTGAGGTGGACCAGCGTCTGATCGACGCTCACGATCTCGCGCTCGCCGCGCTGCACGAGATCACTCCGCCGTCGACCGTCGGACCCGCAGCCGACTACATCCCCGAAGAGGGCGGCTCTGTGTCGCTGCGCTTCGAGAATCGACTTCCCGGCTACCCGGGCTGGTACTGGACGGTCACGGTCGCGCGCGTCGACGACGAGGAGCCGACGGTGCTCGAGCTCGAGCTGCTGCCGGGCGACGGAGCGCTGCTCGCGCCCGAATGGGTGCCGTGGGCCGAGCGCCTCGCCGAGTACCGCGCCCACCAGGTGGAGCTCGCGGCGCAGGCGGCCGCGTCCGCTGCGGACGGTGCGGACGCGACATCGGTCGACGACGAATCCGACGACGACGATGATCTCGATGACGACGACCTCGACGACGACGACGACATCGACGAGGACGAGCTCGCCACCGAGCCGCGCGTGCTGCATGCGGGCGACCTCGACGGAGTCGACATCGACGAACTCGATGACTCGGCCGCTGCGGACGACGATGAATCCGACGAGGACGATGAATCCGACGAGGACGACGAGGACGACGAGGACTCGGACGCGGACGACGAGGACTCGGACGACGAGGACTCGGATGACGAGGACTCCGACGACGAGGAATGA
- a CDS encoding cold-shock protein produces the protein MPTGKVRFYDEDKGFGFIASDDGQDVFLHASAMPTGAAVKAGSRVEFGVADGKRGLQALSVRVLEAPPSLSKAKRKPADDMAIIVEDLVKLLDGMGGDLRRGRYPSSAHGRKIAAVLRKVADDLEA, from the coding sequence ATGCCCACCGGCAAGGTCAGGTTCTACGACGAAGACAAGGGTTTCGGCTTCATCGCCAGCGATGACGGCCAAGACGTCTTCCTGCACGCTTCCGCCATGCCCACCGGCGCGGCAGTCAAGGCGGGTTCACGCGTGGAGTTCGGTGTCGCCGACGGCAAGCGCGGCCTCCAGGCGCTGTCCGTGCGGGTGCTCGAAGCCCCGCCGAGCCTCTCGAAGGCGAAGCGCAAGCCGGCGGACGACATGGCGATCATCGTCGAGGACCTCGTGAAGCTCCTCGACGGGATGGGCGGCGATCTGCGACGCGGCCGGTACCCCTCGTCTGCCCACGGCCGCAAGATCGCGGCAGTTCTGCGCAAGGTAGCCGATGACCTCGAAGCCTGA
- a CDS encoding multidrug ABC transporter ATPase: MSTKSPEPEVPVRRIDRILAFTALGLAAASIICFFAIIIGTAVGMQQEDFGTGAWPFIAAIPYWGLPAAFVMIIVLLAMSFIRKGRAASRP; this comes from the coding sequence ATGAGCACCAAGAGTCCCGAACCTGAGGTTCCCGTTCGCCGCATCGATCGCATCCTGGCGTTCACGGCACTCGGACTCGCCGCGGCGTCCATCATCTGCTTCTTCGCGATCATCATCGGCACCGCCGTCGGCATGCAGCAGGAGGACTTCGGCACCGGCGCCTGGCCGTTCATCGCCGCGATCCCCTACTGGGGGCTTCCCGCCGCATTCGTCATGATCATCGTGCTCCTCGCCATGAGCTTCATCCGCAAGGGGCGCGCGGCATCGCGGCCCTGA
- a CDS encoding helicase-associated domain-containing protein, whose translation MSTHARPLAEWLSAASDEQLTTLFSARRVRADVGWQDFFDAAEALLDPASIARVLPLLTHGEAAMLLAAASTPAAEQSAHRATLENLALLRPDGAPFPPVVAAVEDRPEPTPLSLSAPTPATDAETAHAAERAFTTVSALADLLLLAREKPFALLTGGNVSAGEKRQLSESGVTAESIDALIAIAIDSGLVAPDARRLRTTPRTEEWLRSPVADRWSALVEGFRDALPRGVRTSDSGWLPTMTWAQAHPWDPAWADRTAALLERARLLGLIVDGDSEPAWAASIRRGASVDAAALVALLPNEVDRIFLQNDLSAISPGPLAPGLDVRLRTIAARESAAQASTYRFTPESIAHALVAGETEQSILEFLESLSLTGIPQPLRYLVTQTAQRHGLVRVSIDPETGRTRIESSDQHLIEAMAVDQGLRPLALTKHVASLTTRVGRDTVYWALTDARYPATLVDDEGHPIARERNPISEATPDPAPDYSSLIAAMRSHQGPDADAAWLDRELDAAVRAKAVLRVSVGMPDGSTRELILEATGLGGGRLRGRDRAADVERTLPVSSIRAAVVIPQ comes from the coding sequence ATGAGCACGCACGCCCGACCGCTGGCCGAATGGCTCTCCGCCGCGAGCGACGAGCAGCTCACCACTCTGTTCTCAGCGCGGCGTGTGCGTGCGGACGTCGGCTGGCAGGACTTCTTCGACGCCGCCGAGGCGCTCCTCGACCCGGCGTCGATCGCGCGAGTCCTGCCCCTGCTCACGCACGGCGAGGCAGCGATGCTCCTCGCAGCTGCGAGCACCCCTGCCGCAGAGCAGTCCGCTCACCGGGCGACGCTCGAGAACCTCGCACTGCTGCGCCCCGACGGAGCGCCCTTTCCTCCGGTCGTCGCCGCCGTCGAGGACCGCCCCGAGCCGACTCCGCTCAGCCTTTCGGCACCGACGCCGGCGACCGACGCCGAGACCGCCCACGCGGCCGAGCGGGCCTTCACGACCGTCTCCGCCCTCGCCGATCTTCTGCTGCTGGCGCGGGAGAAGCCCTTCGCCCTCCTCACCGGCGGCAACGTCAGCGCGGGAGAGAAGCGGCAGCTCAGCGAATCGGGCGTCACCGCCGAGTCGATCGACGCACTGATCGCGATCGCGATCGACTCGGGTCTCGTCGCGCCCGATGCTCGCAGGCTGCGCACCACGCCGCGCACCGAGGAGTGGCTGCGATCGCCGGTGGCGGACCGGTGGAGCGCGCTCGTCGAGGGCTTCCGTGACGCTCTCCCTCGCGGGGTGCGCACGTCAGACAGCGGATGGTTGCCCACGATGACCTGGGCACAGGCGCACCCGTGGGACCCCGCCTGGGCCGATCGCACCGCCGCGCTGCTCGAGCGCGCTCGTCTGCTCGGACTCATCGTCGATGGCGACAGCGAACCCGCATGGGCGGCATCGATCCGCCGAGGCGCGAGCGTCGACGCCGCTGCGCTCGTCGCACTCCTCCCGAACGAGGTCGATCGCATCTTCCTCCAGAACGACCTGAGCGCGATCTCGCCGGGCCCTCTCGCCCCCGGGCTCGACGTGCGGCTGCGCACGATCGCCGCGAGAGAGTCCGCAGCACAGGCCTCCACCTATCGCTTCACCCCGGAATCGATCGCCCACGCGCTCGTCGCCGGCGAGACCGAGCAGTCGATCCTCGAGTTCCTCGAATCGCTCTCACTCACCGGCATCCCGCAGCCGCTCCGCTACCTCGTCACCCAGACCGCGCAGCGTCACGGCCTGGTTCGCGTGTCGATCGACCCCGAGACCGGTCGAACGCGCATCGAGAGCAGCGACCAGCATCTGATCGAGGCGATGGCCGTCGACCAGGGACTGCGGCCGCTGGCCCTCACGAAACACGTCGCCTCTCTGACCACGCGCGTGGGGCGCGACACCGTCTACTGGGCGCTGACGGACGCACGGTACCCCGCGACGCTCGTCGACGACGAGGGACACCCGATCGCCCGGGAACGGAATCCGATCTCCGAGGCGACGCCCGACCCCGCTCCGGACTACTCCTCGCTCATCGCCGCCATGCGCTCGCATCAGGGGCCGGACGCGGATGCCGCCTGGCTCGACCGCGAGCTCGACGCCGCGGTCCGGGCGAAGGCGGTGCTCCGCGTCAGCGTCGGCATGCCGGACGGGTCGACGAGAGAGCTGATCCTCGAAGCCACCGGGCTCGGTGGAGGACGCCTCCGCGGCCGAGATCGCGCGGCGGATGTCGAACGCACGCTTCCGGTGTCGAGCATCCGCGCCGCCGTCGTGATACCCCAGTAA